GTCTATTCACTTCTGTTGTATTACCAGTTCAGGTATAAACAATACTTAACACATTCAATCTGCTAGTTGGTCTAATATAGGAGATTTTGAAATACAATTTTAGGGTCTGTCTAGTAAAGAAATGTTAGCCCTTGTTTTCCTTCTTACTTGTTCAGTGATACTCAAGGCACTATACAGCCAGCTTAGAACTGAATGACTAATTACAAGGACACATGAATCAGCAGCAGATAGTCCCAAAATACAATGGTTTGCTTTATAAAATGCTTTTAGAAATTTCAGCTGACAGCAGAAATTATATAGTAAAAGCAAACCAAATCTTTTCAGAGAAGGCATTTCACCCTACTGTATACCTTTCAGACCTCACTACAACAGTGAAGAAAGAAATGAGGAGCAAAATACCCAGGGATTGTAGAGAAAAGTATAGGCACTGCCCAAAGAATATATGACTTGCCACATTTTAAATGATGGACAGTAGCACCTTACAATGAGCCCAAATGCGCACTGGCAGCCTGTGCAGTCGCCTTGAAACTGGAATATGATCTTCCTTGCATATTCTGGTTGGAAGTGTAGATACTGCAGTCTGCACTGTCTGAATCATCTGAGCAGCCACCCAACAAGGACAGTCCAAAGTAAAGTTCATTATGTGAGAGATTATCATTACGTGAATGGACACACAGAATCACAGTCAATAAAGAAAGGCCTCTCGTCTGCCTTTGGCTGGTAGGCTAACTGGCTCCTCTTCCACCTGGAGGTCAACAAGTAACTTATCAAACCTAATTAACCACTctatctttttaggattgcacttaaaGTCAAAAAAAGGCTGACAAGGTTTTCTGTCTTCTCCAGATGCCTCAGTCCATGGGATGAGATTACTAGAACATGCTCTTCTGTGTATTTATATGCTACTGTACTAACTGCATTTGCAGAGTCTCACATTGTTTCAGTAGCTGAAATTTATACTAAAACTGAGTTCATCTTCATTTTAGTCTCTCAGTTGACAGACAATAATGTAAATAATCTTTAGGGAAAATACTCTTCTCCATCAGTGGAGGAAGGGACTCTCGTACCTCTAGTTTACAGTTCAACATACATGAAAGTATGTCAGTATGCCACAGTACAGATAGAGGCTGTTTCTAATGAAGCCACTGAAATAATATCCTCTGGAATTGAAAAGTAGGATTCATCATCACTGAACCAAAGAAAGATGAAGGTATTTTATCTTGTCATCTAAAATCATTTGTTTCTAGAAGCTGATCTTGATTATTGTCATCTATGTGGTTTGTCATAGTTGGGTTTTGTTCCACATGGGAGATAACTGACACAGAGTCCCAATGTTCTTCTCCTGTACAGTTCTTAAATTCTTCAGTCACAGTCATTTGAGAATTTTGTAAATCCTGAAAAAAACATTAGATTGTTacaccaatatgtaaaacaatttCTAGTAAACCTGTATGTGGGTTAATATTGTAAACATTCTAAGGGCAAATCCCACAGATCtgtttcatcagcagaaaagtttGTTGCATCAAAGGAAGGTGGCTTGCACCACAGGAAAATGCCAACATTAGTGGAACAGATCCATAAGATCTAACCCTTAAGTTATACAATAAAGGACCTATAAATGGAAAGCAAGTTCCACAAGTCATGGGGACTTTtcatccagtgtggtgtaggacTGGCTTCAATGAATGGAAATGGCAGAAGCAGTTTTTCACTTTAATTTCTGATTAAGCAGGCAGCTTCAGTTGTGCATCTATGGTTTTAGGATTCTCCCATCCGTGCCCAATGTTACACCCTCTTTATTTGATCATGGCTAGCATgatatagtggttacagtgtcacaCAAGGACGTGAGagccaggctcaaatccccattctcccatggaagcttgttgggtgaccttgggctggtcacactaAGCTGAATTTATCTCACAAAGGTtgttttgaggagggaaagggaaaacgtaagccactttgaatccccactggAGGGAAAAGTGTAAtatgaataaagtaaataaataaaaatgtgtggACTTTCTGGTATCAGTTTAGCTGTTTATGTAATATCCTGTAATACACACCgtgatctagccacagttctAAGCAGATGATTCATTGATGCTGGATCCCTCTCCCTGCATCAGCAGAGGCAGCttagccttgaaaaccctgcatACCTGGGCAGGAGGACAGCCTGGCTCTGGAGCTGGACAAGCTGCTGTCAATGCAGCGCTGGCCGGAGGGGTCATAACAGCCCCCCATTCTAGGAAGAGCATGTCACAACAACACCTACATGGTAGCCGAACCATGTGGTCTCGCAAGTGCCAGCAAGCTTGAAGTCTGCTGTAGAGAAAGGGATGGAGGAGTCAGCACACTGCATGACACCTCTGTGCCTACTATAATTATAGTTGCCTGTATCCATACATCTTGTCAATACGCAGCAGTCATAAACACCACATACCTCTTCATAATGCAATGGTATTCTAAGAGGAGGTCGCCAAAGAGATTTAAGTACATTTTGATACTTCTGTATAATCAGCAAGCAGAGAAATATTACAACAAGTACAACAAGCGCAAATATGAATGGCAGTGTGATCGATAAAATCTTTGACGTctctgaaagaaaaaaggagattgCTAAACACTTTTATAACACTAGACTCAAATATACAACAACCTCTTTAAGAGAGATTCAACAAAAAATTCTTTAGTTGTATGACAACACCGATGGAGCTTTCGTGAGCAAAGTTAAGTTTGGCTAGGAGAAATCTCATACAGGGACAGAAACAGAATAAAATCTCATGAAGGGGCTCCTGCCCCTCTGCTTTTGGCAAGAGGAGGGAGGCTGAGGGATGCACAGCTAAGCGAAGAGTCCAAAGGCACTGTCTGAGGGATAGCAAAGTAGgaagcagcaggagggggaaaaaaccacggACAAGAGAGGAGAATACAAAGGACTGCATACTACTGGCAAGAGTAAATGTAAAAACTTGGAAGtctttggaggaaggcaagaAGCTAAGCAATGAAAGGAAAGTCAATATTTCAGTATCTAAGAAATATAGCAATAGATGATCATTATCATGCAGACACATTTTCAAAACTACTCTCATGCACCACAGTTTCAGACTTCCTGCAAACTAAGAAAGTAAAGCAACaacctttttctgcttccttgtaGTCATGAAGCCTAGATTCTGCTGACTCAAACTACCTAAAACACGAAGTGCTATATATTCTGGTAGTGGCAGAAAAAAGGGAAGAGCTGGATGGGGGTTCATTTCCAGCCATATTTGATGACAGTAAAACAATCTAATGGTAATTCCTGCTAAAGATTTAAGTGAGGCAAAAAATGTTACACATTTTCTACATGAAAAGCATTTTGTGCAGGAGAAAATGATAAAATGCAAATACAGTGATGGACATCAAGTGCATGCACATCTATTTCACTGCTGTTCCTGAAAAGTAATAGCTGACTCCAAAAGCtgagtttggtgtaatggttaggagtgcaagactctaatgtggagaaccgggtttgattccccattcctccacttgaagccagctgggtgaccttggatcagtcacagcttctaggagctctctcagccccacctacctcacagggtgttgttgctgtggggataataatgacattgtaaactgctctgagtgggtgtaagtcatcctgaagggtggtatataaatcgaatgttgttgttattcatgagCACTATGCAGCAGTACAGATGTGCAATCACTAAAAATGGATTTCACACTTTCATACATGTATGAAATAAGTGCAGGAAATGTATAGCGTATGAAGGGTCCTGCAAAAACCACAGAGAGTTTAGGGCTTCCAGTAGCCTGAATGAAAGGCTTTGTTTTTGAAATTGCTTCTAGTTTTTCCTCACAGTCCAGTTCTATCTTTTTGCCTTGAACACAGTACCACACACTGATACCTAGTAAAATATTTTATACAGAAAATCTGCACATAAATAAATAGCTAAACCCTCTCCCAAACAGGAAAAATATATTAGAAACGTCGTTAAAATATGTTACATGCTGCATGCCAAATACAGAAacttaaggttttttaaaaggcataGAATGTTTCACACCCACAACTATGCTTCTTGCTTTTTGGATTTTTATATGGATAGGTTCAGTCCTCAAGGCAACTGCTCAAGATGCCTCAAGGCAAACTGCTAGACGCAGTCCTCAAGGCAACTTTGCCACTTAAAAATACTCTTTAATATCTGGTTTGTTTATATACGTCAATTTAGCTTCAGGAAATGGGTTAAACTAGATTGCTTTAGCTATCAGTTCATTCCACAATGACTTAAAGATACAGTAATTAAAATCCTATTGTTTACTGAATAAACGTACCACTGAGAGAGGTTGTTTTGCAGTAAGTATCACTTAATTCTCCATGTAGATTATGTTCAGGAAGCATTGCTTGTATACGAAAACAATACTCTGTCATTTCCTTCAGATTCTTAAGTTTGCACTTTGTATCGCTGGTGTTCCTTGCCTCCTGTGTAAACAGAGGAAAGAGAAATAAGGTGCCAGTAGTTTTAGCCAAATTCAATTCAGTTGTTATATTCTAGTACACAAAATGAACTTTACAGGTTAGCTCTGAAATAGATCATGAAGTAATATATAAGTCTACACTGGCAGTCCACAAGCCATTTAACCTAAATAGCTGTGCTCTACTGATTTTTAGTTTTGCTCTGATTAGCTTTGCTCTAcaggatttccccccaaatttcttgTTACTTGTACGAATTTACATTCCAATACTTATCAATAATGATCTCTCCCTTGTCCCAGGTATAACAcctctgcaaaaaaggccttatgTCATCATTTATGATGCCGTATCATTGACGTCCCTGCACTAAGTGCTTGCACTTCAGAGGTATTCCTTAAGAAAAAGTGGTGCTTAAAGCTATCTCACATAAACCAGTGCCCTGTATCTTGCCCCTACCTTGGCAAGTCAGGCCCTTCTTCAACCTCAGCAGCATGGCCATTTCTTTCACTTAAAAATGCCTTGTAAATAGAAAGAAAAATGCTTCTTTGAGAGTATTTGTCTATGTGACTATGCCAGTCGTTGGCCAAAAACATCAGTAAAACAGTACACTAGTTATACTTCACTGAACAGATCCATACCAATCCACAAAGTGTTTGGAGCCTTACCAACAAATGTTGGCTCCTTCAATGTATAATTAGGTTAAACTTCTGACTATAGATTGAAGAATGTGGAGACTGGGTTCTGTACAAGGTACTGAAATGCATCTTAGTATGACGATCTGCTTGtataaaaatcaatttttaacTCTTCAGTGAAATTAGGgctttttatttataccccacatttctccccaataagAACCCAAAATGGTTCTCAACATTCTCCTCCGTTTTGTTCTCACAAAAAAACCTGTCAGGTAAATTAGACGGTGTGATTAGACCCAGGTCACTCAGAAAACTCTCATGGCAAAATGAGggtttgaagctgggtctcccagattctagtctgatactcttaaccactacacaaaagtgcctccttttaaaaagttttttctaatacGAAGACTAAAAAAAATGGAAGGCTTGCAGAAAATAGCCACTTtaacagcaagaaaaaagaagaaaatgttaaGTGCAATTCAGTGCTTCCCAAAGTCAATAGCATTTTCTGAAATTCTGCCTATTTTTAAAATAGCCAAAGTATTTACACTATTTGATATATACACACATTCTAAAGGAAAATGAATAGCTTTGAAAAGAATGTTTCACCATTTAAACTTCACCCAGAAGTTTTTAATTACCATCTTGTCAGATGAAGGTGGGTCCTTATATGTTGACTTCTCCcagtaaaatatattatattttaaaggaaagaaacTTGAATTACTGTCAAAGGGAGCCTTATAGCTAATAACAAGAGAGTTAGATCCTGTGGTCACATCTATTTCTCTTGGAGGACCTAAAATAGCTGAAATGGAAAAAGACAAAACAGTTAAGCACAGCCTCAGTCAACAGATCTGTGTAGCACCTCTAGTGATCAAAATGTCCACACAACAGGAACAGACATGTGCAAACAtagtggagggagggggctgaGTTCAGACAACATTTTAGATTGGTTGGGCCTGGCATGTGGGGTCCCTTATTTTATTTCAATGGAAGCACCTGATCTGAATCCACACTTGCAACCTAAAAGGGTGCCTGATATTACGGTAGTGGTGCCAGCCAGCAGCAtcatgaggaggaggaaatggaagtggtgatggaggaaagaaggtgCCCCAGGCAGTGAGCAAGGGGTGGGGAAATAAGGTAGAAAGCAGAGGGAAAATGAACAGTGATGGGAAAGCGAGTTCAGAGGGTGAAATAGAGGCAAAGGGAGCAAGGAACAGGCATGGACTATTGGAATCagggaatgggggtggggagaagatggAGGAAGTGAAGCAAGCAACAAGGAGGCAAGTGTGGGGGGACAGAGTCAGTAGGAGGAGAGATGGGATTTCAACTCCCCAGTGAGTCCTCATAGATCTCTGCTTGTTTTCTGCTCATTTTGATCAGATGCAATCCAAAGGCCCACATGCATTCTTTCTAACAAGCACACGagaattggggtgtgtgtgtggggggggggtcctcatacATGAGATGTGTGATATGAATTAAGACATGTGGGCAGACGTGAACTCTGGCAGTGGGACCAAGAGGGTGCCCCACAAACACTTTTGCTCACGAAAAGAGTTTGGAATTGAAGGCAGAAGATCCTGTTCCTGCAGCACTccacagtagaggtgggcacgaactgcaatacggaaaaaaaaatgcatgaactgggtcgatttgtggttcatcaaaatGTGGTTTGTGGGGCTGCATTTTCCATGAACCCCACGACTTTTTAGGCCCGGTTTGTTAGGTTCGTGAGCGGTTCATGACTCAGGCTGGCTTCGCtcaattgatttcctaggcaacataggcccagaatgtctgcagaccttttgttgccgtggaaaccccaatcttagcccacctaaccttgataggcaggtctcttTTCAACCgtggagctcccattctgttacaTGGGAGCCAAGAAGCAGGGAGGAGACAGgccttctgtggccatgggaactgccaaccagaaagctcctgttctgctctatgagagcgtttcttatataaggcacaggtttctgcctcctgctttcagtttcagcagaaagTGGGAGAGTGAGGACTGTTGCTGGcattggagggagagggagagtggaTTAGTGGAAgtgagcttggctgctgctggctggttGAAAAGAGAGACTGAAAAGCTCTTCTGCTTCAGTCTTGGCACTACTgggaagggtgccttctttccttcaccccaccccagtcccagggccactgcctggctgagggctggagcctagcttgactgaggcctacccttTTTTCCCTgggattttctttgtttctcctttttccttctgGGCTAAATTATTAtctttgtgcacctgtcctgccatCTCAGATCAGGtgcctgtgtgtgtggtggggtagggctcaaccccacccctccgtCTCAGGGTCAccatctggctctggggccaagctaagcggacaccttggctgagggcccaCACTCACTCTTCTTTTGTTTCCTAGTTTTTCTTATTTTTCAGCACTATAAGGCTTAGagtgggggccaagggtggtagtggggggaagtgcaaaagtTGTCCCGGTTGCCCATCGACCAGCAGTACAGTGGGGGAAGTCTTGGTGGCACCAGAGACTCCTACTGCAGAAGATCCTCCTGCGGGgactgtggaggaggcagaagatgtcttactgctgggggaagaggatctcctaaaactgtttgaggaggaggattGATTTCAGGAGGAATGGTGGGTGTTTACCTCCAGCCCTCCCACATCCTAACTCTTGGGGCTGTTCCTGcccacagtccacccctcactccgtcttcccggCCCAGCTGCACACCGTGGCTGGTAATCCTAAATTCTCCTTGTGACCCACCTCCCAGTCCCCATTTCAATCTCTCCATCTGGCAGCACTTTTGGACAGTGCCCAACAACCTGTGTGGCATGGTGCCGCTCCTGGGATGGCCTGGTGCATAGGGGCTGCAACCCTAAGCACTTGACATCCACAGCCCTATGCAAGCACCTGCAGAGGCACCACTTGAGCCTGCTGCCTCCGGCCTCGCCCCGCAAAACATCTGGCGGAGGGAGAAAGAGGGCGGCTTCAAGTTCAGCTCAGGGAgaagtgggaggggaaggggagtccacccagagcaagaagccttgccctgagggtgctgcAGGTGGGAGCGGAACgcccaggcaggccacccttgcgGAGACTTTCCCTCGGGGTCAGGGACAGCACCCTTGAAAAgagtgaggttgagggctcaggaggtgggtggTTGCGtagtggcagagacgattgccctggaaGGACTCCCTTTGTCCATTGTGGAGGGAGTGGGCTTTCGCAGGCTGCTGCACCATTTCATCCCGTGGTTCACGATGCCCTCACAGCACACCATGGGCCGGCGCTCTCTACCAGTGTGTTCGGGAtatggtctttaaggagctgttGGGTGCCAGATGCTGGACCGTCCACTTCACAGCAGATATGTGGAGCGActgtcatcatggctacctcggcctcaccgcccactggtggcaaatggaggacctccgctgccccaggcAAAGACCAGGGCCTCCGAACAAGGTGCCACCCTTGGGTCCAGGCTACAGGATGGTTCTCCAGACATGGGGGATGGACAACATTCACACGGGGAGGAACATTGCTGCCATGGTCAGGGCGGGTCTGAGGGAGTGGGCGCCGGGGGGTGTTGagtgtggcttcatggtcaccgatgcgggaagcaacatgctggcagccctgaaagaggcttCCCTTCTGGGCCTTGTCTGCTTGGTGCATAAGCCGCACCTAGTCATGAGGGATGCTCTCGAGCTAGGTAGCAAGCCGAGGGATGcctgggatgagggaacattgTCCATGAGCCAATTGTTGGACACCTACTGGCATGTGGCtgcccacttctcccacagcgtGAACTCTTTGCGCAAACTTCTCGAGGCCAGGGAAGGGGGGTGATCCCAAACACTACCTGTATCAGGACATGGCCACCCGCTAGAACTCCACCTTTGACATAAtaagtcgtctggtggagcaaaaaaacccGGTACAGGACATAATGTCATCGGCGGCCAttttgcagaagggagaggagctggaggaggaggtgaaCAAGCCAGCCCATGAGAGTTCTCCCAAAACAGGCCCCCTCGAAATGTGGTCCTTGTTGGTGGGCTGAGCGGTTGGCAGCAGCAGGGTGGGTGGGTCTGTCACGGCAGAGGACTTGGAGGGGGCCATGGTGCGGGAGAACCTTGCCGAGCCTTCCGAGCCCCCCACCCTCGAACCGCCTGGAGTACTGGGCATGgaaatctgccatctggccagacctctccatcATAGCcactaacatcctctcctgccttcccaccagtTTCCAGAGCAAGTGGGTGttttcccacctgggagacctcctccgtccctgccGCGCACATCTGCTCCTGGACCTGATAGACATGTTGTCTttcattaaggtcaacctccacctgctcggctatccctccctggacctggacttatctgggctctgagccaccccagtctatcGGGGTCTTCAGTTCCaaggccaagctcctctgctgCAGCTCAAAGTCTCACAGCCAACATCTGGTTCTGGGGCCAAACTAactgggtacctcggctgagggctcaccattTGTATGTAGCGGGGTAGGGCTCTAATccccctggtctcagggccactgctaggctttggggccaagcaaAATGGACACCTCGGCCGAGAACTCACCATCTGTGTGTGgcggggtagggctctacccctccTGTCTTAGGGCcactgtcctgcctgctcaggtcaggtccctctgtgtgtggtggggaaggGCTCTACACCCCGTCTCAGGGCCACTGTCTGGCTTTGGAGCCAAGCTAagcgggcacctcggctgagggctcactttcttctttctttttgaatgtattattttttctctttttcttttgcgcacctgtcctgcctgctcgaGACAGGTCTGTGTGTGGCGGGATAGGGCTCTACTCTCCCCACCTCAGGGCCACCgtctggctctggggcaaagctaagctggcaccttggctgagggctcacctttcTTTTTGGGTTTATTATTCTTCTCTTTTTGTTTTATGAACCTGGCCTGCCTGCTCGGGTCACGTGCctctgtatgtggtgggatagggctctacccccccccccaaatctcagggccactgctaggctctggagccaagctaatTGGGCACCTCGGCCTAGGGTTCACCTTCTTCTTTCTTTGATCTGAttactatctctttattttgtgcacctgtcctgcctgcccaAGTCAGGTCTCTGTGCATGGAGGGGTAGTGCTCGAGGGATCTCACAAGGAATGGTGGGGGTTTGGAGAAACCTTCAATCCCTCCCCCACATCCTAAACTCTTGGGGCTGTCCCTGCCCGCAGTCCAcctggcccagctccacaccGTGGCTGGAAAATCCTTAGTTCTCCTCGTGA
The DNA window shown above is from Eublepharis macularius isolate TG4126 chromosome 3, MPM_Emac_v1.0, whole genome shotgun sequence and carries:
- the IFNGR2 gene encoding interferon gamma receptor 2 gives rise to the protein MLCRSLPLLVFLSRPLLEAAAAGTESSFHLPAPQNVTVVSYNFQSKLKWSPVMGINNSAVTYRVEYCTTSYTFWESFKNTTKPECDFSREIKIWWEVIFRVRTEQGELTSDWVEASPFQATDKTILGPPREIDVTTGSNSLVISYKAPFDSNSSFFPLKYNIFYWEKSTYKDPPSSDKMEARNTSDTKCKLKNLKEMTEYCFRIQAMLPEHNLHGELSDTYCKTTSLSETSKILSITLPFIFALVVLVVIFLCLLIIQKYQNVLKSLWRPPLRIPLHYEEDLQNSQMTVTEEFKNCTGEEHWDSVSVISHVEQNPTMTNHIDDNNQDQLLETNDFR